The Pyrenophora tritici-repentis strain M4 chromosome 2, whole genome shotgun sequence genome window below encodes:
- a CDS encoding Trichoplein multi-domain protein gives MSCINAAIEAIESRDPGDKFTYSEVARRFGVDRSTLSRRHQQIRGSNEAKSRNQQLLHPHQELQLLEHIDELTEAGLPPTRTMIQNFASAIAGRATSQSWVTRFFHRHPDAIISRWSTGLDRNRHRADSVYKYESYFDLLSTKMAQHHIRAQDVYNMDEKGFLIGVTGRSKRVFSKQKYETGGFKKVIQDGNRDWITVIAAICADGSTLPPAIIYEATSGNMYARWVDDIAIDDPVYVTSSPSGWTNDQVGLAWLEQVFDRHTKEKAGNHTRLLILDGHGSHVTMDTHTLQPLDVVMFKPLAAAYSLSLQHYLQASHGLLAVRKDDFYRLFKPAWDSSFIKKHALKAFKATGIAPIDPEVVLKKFRKSTLTAPPPLVNVSRATITNLINQAYDPSSIATNNLSEILLRLQAAKEIAEYEKDALRAALHVHQKPRNRHEPPLDLQQRKAFHSGAVWWSPCKLREARFRQLVKEKEKEKELLDKIELKEAKENNRIYQLKIKEAARAAREEAKKVRDEAKAVKAAELDAKRRDRDAAKAIQQPQSGKRKASKPAAKQQPKKRRVGGAGGGTLAEVAAPAPHQQPPDAAGPSILRQNIDRQSCRATSIDQYTGKPRDNSYCTWLHSLNFAVVAILVGCAARDYGHHAHRHVIL, from the exons atgagttgtatcaacgctgcgattgaagctattgaatcgcgtgatcccggagataaatttacatactctgaggttgcgcgccgctttggtgttgatcgctctacgttgtcgcgacgccatcaacagatccggggctcaaatgaagccaaatcacgtaatcagcaactccttcacccacaccaggagctacagcttctagagcacattgacgagcttactgaggctggcttaccaccgacgaggactatgatccagaactttgctagtgctatagccggaagggctacctcccaaagctgggtgacgcgcttctttcaccgtcatcccgacgcgattatatcacgttggtcaactggtttggaccgcaatcgccaccgggctgattctgtatacaagtacgagtcgtactttgatctactatctactaaaatggctcagcaccatattcgggcgcaggatgtatataatatggatgagaagggattccttattggagtgacggggaggagtaagagagtgtttagtaagcagaaatatgagactgggggctttaagaaagtgatacaggacggcaacagagattggatcactgttatcgctgctatatgtgctgatgggagtacgttaccgcccgcgattatatacgaagctacttcgggcaacatgtacgccagatgggttgatgatatcgcaattgacgatccagtctacgttacctcaagtccctcagggtggaccaatgatcaggtaggcctggcatggctcgaacaggtgtttgatcgccatacgaaggagaaggccggcaatcacacacgcttactcatccttgacggccatgggagtcacgttactatgga TACCCAtacgctgcagccactcgatgtggtaatgttcaaacctctggcagccgcgtactcactcagcttgcagcactacctccaggcgagccacggtctcttagctgtgaggaaggatgacttctaccgtcttttcaagcctgcctgggactcctctttcattaagaagcacgcgttgaaggcatttaaagccactgggatagctcctatagatcccgaagtagtacttaaaaagttccgaaagtcaacactaacagcaccgccgccactagtgaacgtgagtagagctactatcacgaacctcattaatcaggcctacgatccgagctctattgcgaccaacaacctctcagaaatactcctccgcctccaggctgccaaagagatcgccgagtacgagaaggacgcactgcgcgcggcgctacacgttcaccagaagccccgcaatcggcacgaacctcccctagatctacagcagcgaaaagcgttccattcaggggcagtttggtggtcgccgtgcaagcttcgagaggcccgcttcaggcagctagtgaaggagaaggagaaggagaaagagctacttgataagatagagttgaaagaggcaaaggagaacaacaggatctatcaacttaagatcaaagaggcagcgcgggcggcgcgtgaggaggcaaagaaggtgcgggatgaagccaaggctgtaaaggctgccgaacttgacgccaaacgacgcgatcgcgacgctgcaaaggctatacaacaaccccaatcgggcaagcgtaaggcttcaaagcccgctgcaaagcaacagccaaaaaaacgacgcgtgggtggtgctggcggtggcactctggctgaggtggctgcaccggctccccaccaacaaccacccgacgcggccgggccgtcaatactccggcaaaatatagatagacaaagttgtagagctacgtctatagatcaatacaccggaaaacctcgcgataatagttattgtacgtggctgcacagcctcaactttgccgtcgtcgcgatattggtggggtgtgcggcacgcgattatgggcatcacgcgcacagacacgttatTCTGTAA
- a CDS encoding Asp multi-domain protein, translating to MLTFSQITAVLAFTGAVVAKPFPLDDRSANSDGVGNTLSLEHPRRSVDSQNGPLEVLKVRRRYNMEVSPKLVAAAERQVKRLASLQARDDEDRGSVAFYQSYNDQQEKTVWAYVGGQELKTTLGLAGADTFFFSNLQPKEQLEGHRYYTVDPAKQKKGYTFGQGFNGGSSPVEGLVYTDNVTLGAFSTNMVFAAATNATKDWYGDKGVDGYIGLGFYEDANGIDPDPQPTFFDSIKKKLHEPIFSSSLRFNKSGKFDFGFVDYKNTWGDFATVDAVHDGWGHWACMIDGFGIGNHNPHITKRDMKIHVDTATTLVFAQPDIVAGYWKLVKGAHFDDANQGFVYPCNTHILPNITFTVKGARQEINGESLRFSPIDHAKKTCFGGLQNIGGGVDFGLFGTPFMENRYVLFNLTDPKGTIGFAPMIMHP from the exons ATGTTGACCTTTTCTCAAATCACCGCGGTACTCGCCTTTACAGGCGCAGTAGTTGCGAAGCCGTTTCCCCTGG ATGATCGCTCAGCCAATTCTGATGGTGTCGGCAACACCCTCTCGCTCGAGCACCCTCGACGATCTGTGGATTCGCAGAACGGACCACTTGAGGTGCTCAAAGTCAGGAGGAGGTATAACATGGAGGTGTCTCCCAAGCTGGTCGCGGCTGCTGAAAGGCAGGTAAAGAGGCTCGCTTCTTTGCAAGCTCGAGACGACGAGGACCGTGGCAGCGTGGCTTTCTATCAAAGCTATAATGACCAACAAGAGAAGACAGTTTGGGCCTATGTTGGTGGCCAGGAACTTAAAACGACTCTAGGCCTCGCGGGCGCTGATAC CTTTTTCTTCTCCAACTTGCAACCAAAGGAACAGCTCGAGGGGCATAGATACTACACCGTCGACCCGGCCAAGCAAAAGAAGGGTTACACGTTTGGCCAGGGCTTCAATGGTGGCAGTTCGCCAGTAGAGGGCTTGGTCTACACTGACAATG TCACGCTCGGCGCATTCTCAACCAACATGGTTTTCGCGGCTGCCACGAACGCCACCAAGGACTGGTATGGCGACAAGGGTGTAGACGGCTACATTGGACTTGGCTTCTACGAGGACGCCAACGGCATCGACCCTGACCCACAGCCCACCTTCTTCGACTCCATCAAGAAAAAGCTCCACGAGCCCATCTTCTCCTCGTCCCTCCGATTCAACAAGAGCGGCAAGTTCGACTTTGGATTCGTCGATTATAAGAACACGTGGGGTGACTTTGCTACCGTCGACGCCGTTCACGATGGCTGGGGTCACTGGGCCTGCATGATAGATGGCTTCGGCATCGGCAACCACAACCCCCACATCACCAAGCGCGACATGAAGATCCACGTCGACACCGCCACAACCCTCGTCTTCGCACAGCCGGATATCGTCGCCGGTTACTGGAAGCTCGTCAAGGGCGCACACTTTGACGACGCCAACCAGGGTTTCGTGTACCCTTGCAACACGCACATCCTGCCCAACATCACTTTTACGGTAAAGGGTGCGAGACAGGAAATCAACGGCGAGTCCCTGCGTTTCTCCCCCATTGATCACGCGAAGAAGACATGCTTTGGCGGTCTTCAAAACATTGGTGGCGGCGTTGACTTTGGTCTGTTTGGTACTCCTTTTATGGAGAACAGATATGTCCTTTTCAACCTGACCGACCCTAAGGGCACCATCGGATTCGCTCCGATGATCATGCACCCGTAA
- a CDS encoding DDE-3 multi-domain protein: protein MPGTGHRLQPAVLQAILDRIAACESDRAISRATGASRNTVAKLRLSLEFWGVPYPPRCVRLGRPSILRQAQREGLQAYLNGSPGAYMDEMRDFLYDEYDVRISLASVYRELEKMRWSRKLATKRAKEQSEPLRRLYLARMAQHYKAEQIVALDESACNERTGDRKYGWSPIGEPVELSHSFRRSERWSLLPAMTIDGYISYKIFQGAITSEILEDFLEFQVLPFCNPHPGPASVIVLDNASIHRSERVRVLCQSAGVLLEYLPPYSPDFNPIEKSFKQLKGWMKRNSAQAENFIDFGVFLEYAAQLVCCNINCRSWFHRCGYPY from the coding sequence atgccaggcaccggccaccgcttgcagcccgctgttctccaggctatcctcgaccgaattgctgcctgcgaaagtgatcgagccatctctagagctacaggtgcgagccgtaacacagtagcaaagctgaggttgagcttagagttttggggcgtgccttatccgccgcgctgcgttcgacttgggcggccatctatactccggcaagctcagcgcgaaggccttcaggcatacctcaatggctcaccgggcgcatacatggatgagatgagggacttcttgtacgacgagtacgacgttaggataagccttgcgagcgtttaccgagagctagagaagatgagatggtctcgcaagcttgcaacaaagcgggcaaaggagcagagtgagccactccgccgcctctatcttgccaggatggcgcaacactataaggcggagcagatcgttgcgttggacgagagcgcctgcaatgagcgtacgggcgaccgcaagtatggctggtctccaatcggggagccggtggagctatcacacagcttcaggcgatcagaacggtggtcgctgctgccagccatgacgatagatggctacataagctataagatctttcaaggcgcgattacatctgagatcctagaagacttcttagagtttcaagtgctgccgttctgcaatcctcacccagggccagcctcagtaatcgtgcttgataacgcctccatccatcgatcagagcgtgtacgggtgctttgccaaagtgctggagtactccttgagtatctgccgccatactcaccagatttcaaccccatcgagaagagctttaagcagctcaaggggtggatgaaaaggaattcagcgcaagcggagaacttcattgactttggggtctttcttgagtatgcagcgcagctggtgtgctgtaatattaactgcagaagctggttccataggtgtggctatccctattaa
- a CDS encoding AraJ, Arabinose efflux permease, whose translation MASMEKNEGHVAERVTSAPGPHVVDDTSAAISNEHNMSVRESLRFWWKAIVFSFVISLCVVMEGYDTSLMNKFFAFQPFRNKFGDQVDADGQKIISARWQTIILNGTQVGCILGLIINGYITEWIGYKKTMVASMLFMAAAVCIPFFSTGLEMFLVGGIIQGLPWGVFQTLAISYAADLCPTHLRGYMTSWINMCWVIGGLLSTGILTGLMKNNTQWGYRIPFALQWIWPVPIIAATLLAPESPWWLVRKGRINEAKEAIRKITTPTDGVEFDLDAHVEMMVVTNEYEKQVGSGTNYWHLFRGSDLHRTEVSAMAFITQSLCGVPFMGFGTQFMQGVGLSQDDSFHLTVGQDCLGLMGCVMAWWIMTRFGRRPIYLTGLSAITIILLIVGFIGLAPSTNKSASLAGGILIILMVFCFQLSLGPICYSLAAEIPSSRLRVKTVALSRASYNSIVFVTNTIMPKMVGKNDWNWGAKGGFFWAGISSLFIVWGYFRLPEPKGFTYSELDLMFEHKVSARKFTREAADALKPNLTDVATQYEKQNNVERVESRA comes from the exons ATGGCGTCGATGGAGAAGAACGAAGGCCATGTGGCTGAACGAGTCACTTCAGCGCCTGGCCCCCATGTCGTCGACGATACCAGCGCGGCCATTAGCAACGAGCACAACATGTCTGTCAGAGAGTCTCTGCGGTTCTGGTGGAAAGCAATTGTTTTCTCCTTTGTCATCTCGCTGTGTGTGGTCATGGAAGGTTACGATACGAGTCTCATGAACAAATTCTTCGCCTTTCAGCCCTTCCGAAACAAGTTTGGCGATCAAGTCGATGCCGACGGCCAGAAGATCATTTCAGCGCGGTGGCAAACCATCATACTCAATGGCACTCAG GTCGGGTGCATTCTCGGTCTCATCATCAACGGCTACATTACTGAATGGATTGGATACAAGAAGACCATGGTCGCCAGCATGCTTTTCATGGCCGCTGCCGTCTGTATCCCATTCTTCTCGACTGGACTGGAAATGTTCCTTGTAGGTGGCATTATCCAGGGTCTTCCATGGGGTGTCTTTCAGACACTAGCAATCTCTTATGCTGCGGATCTATGTCCTACGCATCTGAGAG GATACATGACTTCCTGGATCAACATGTGCTGGGTTATCGGCGGTTTACTATCGACCGGTATCCTTACTGGGCTGATGAAGAACAACACACAATGGGGCTACCGGATACCCTTTGCACTCCAGTGGATCTGGCCCGTTCCCATCATCGCCGCCACCCTCCTTGCGCCCGAATCCCCATGGTGGTTAGTCCGAAAGGGTCGTATCAACGAGGCCAAGGAGGCAATCCGGAAGATTACCACCCCTACAGATGGTGTCGAGTTTGATCTAGATGCACACGTTGAAATGATGGTCGTTACCAACGAATACGAGAAGCAAGTCGGCTCCGGAACGAACTACTGGCATCTTTTCCGGGGAAGTGACCTACACCGCACCGAAGTCAGTGCAATGGCATTTATTACTCAAAGTTTATGTGGAGTTCCTTTCATGGGCTTTGGAACACAGTTCATGCAGGGCGTCGGCCTCAGTCAGGACGACTCGTTCCACCTTACCGTCGGCCAGGACTGTCTCGGTCTGATGGGATGTGTCATGGCATGGTGGATTATGACACGGTTTGGCCGGCGACCGATTTACCTTACCGGTCTTTCTGCAATCACCATCATTCTCTTGATTGTTGGATTTATTGGCCTTGCACCATCAACAAATAAGAGTGCAAGTCTAGCGGGCGGCATTCTGATCATCTTGATGGTTTTTTGCTTTCAG CTTTCTCTAGGGCCCATTTGCTACTCACTCGCAGCCGAGATCCCCTCGTCTCGCCTTCGCGTCAAGACCGTTGCGCTTTCCCGTGCTTCCTACAACTCCATCGTTTTCGTCACAAACACCATTATGCCGAAGATGGTAGGCAAGAATGACTGGAACTGGGGCGCAAAGGGCGGCTTCTTCTGGGCCGGTATCTCATCACTATTCATCGTATGGGGATACTTCCGCCTTCCCGAACCAAAGGGCTTCACATACTCTGAGCTCGATCTCATGTTCGAACACAAGGTTTCTGCGCGCAAGTTCACGCGGGAGGCAGCGGACGCATTGAAGCCAAACTTGACGGACGTTGCAACGCAGTATGAGAAGCAGAACAACGTTGAGCGTGTGGAGTCACGTGCGTAA